The genomic segment AGCGAAAATCACTCCGAAGAGGTACCCGGTAAGAGTGGACATAATCACAACTAAAAAGATGAAGACAGCAGTCTTTTTGAAACCCAATACTGTGTTGATTACTAACATGCTGGGCAAAGACAGTGCAGGTCCAGAAAGCAGAAGTGCTAAAGCGGGACCCTTGCCCATACCGCTTCCCAAAAGGCCTTGTAGGATCGGTACCTCTGTGAGTGTGGCGAAATACATAAAAGCTCCGGAGATGGCGGCAAAGAAATTAGCAAAGATGGAATTGCCTCCAACCGCGCTCTCTATCCAGTGCGAAGGCACCCAGGCATCTTGTCCGGGGCGGCCAAGCAAGGCTCCAGCGATCATTACACCCATAAAGAGTAGGGGAATGATCAGTTTGGCAAAATCCCAAGTGGAATCCATCCAATCCTTCAGCTCACCTTTTTCAAAGACTAGCCAAAGACTTAGCATCGCGACTAACGCCACGAAAGCGATCAGAGGTTGAGATGGGAATAAGAGACCCATAGCGGAGACTACTATTGCGGTTACCAGCACTTTCCACATCTTGAAGCCATAAAATACCGACAGAGAAATGCCAAATAGCAAGGCCAGCACTCCGCTTACCATCCATCTATAGGCATACATCCAGTCCATAAAAGGTGAGCTAGAATTGGGATTGGGCTTTGCCCAATTCAGCACGATAAGAATCATGATCATCAGACCAAAATGGACTAAAGTGTGCCAAAGTGGACGTCCCTTTCCCGGCTCACCGAAGTTCATGCTATCCTGCCTGGCCTGTTCTTCTTTTCGGAACAGCAGATGCATGATGAGACCGATAATTACACTGAAAACCACTGCCCCCAATCCTCTGGCAATGCCGATCTGAAGCCCCAAAATGCGGGCAGTCATCACTATGGCAAGAATATTGATGGCAGGTCCAGAATACAAAAAAGCAACAGCCGGACCCAAGCCTGCACCGCGTTTGTAGATTCCGCTAAAGAGCGGTAAGATGGTACACGAACAAACGGCTAAAATTGCCCCTGATACCGAAGCCACAGCGTATGCCATAACTTTCTTGGCTGCGGGACCCAAATACTTCATCACGCTTTCGCTGCTGATGAACACACTTACTCCACCAGCAATGAATAGAGCGGGAATCAGACAAAGCAGTACGTGCAGGCGCGCGTAATCCTGCAACAAGAAGAAGGCTTCCAGCAATCCTCTCTCGAAGCGGGCAGACTTAAAAGGAATGAAGTATGCGCCCAGGAAAATCGCCAACATAATACCCAATATCTTCAGTTCCTTCCAATTAGCTTTCAAGTTTTTCATTGAGCCTGCCCCTTTAATTTTTTTATGCAGCTAAACATATCCAAGACACATGGATACAACAGGCGATAGATCATTTGATTGTTTCTCTTGGTTGCCCCGATGATACCCGCTTGTTTGAGGATGCCCAAATGGCGGGATATGGTAGATATATCAATACCGACCATTTCGGTAAGTTCACTCACATTGCGAGGCGCTTTTTCCAACTCATCTACGATAAAAAGCCGCGTGGGATGAGCCAGGGCTTTCATCACAGATGCCATATATACGTATCTTTCGCTGTTAGACATACTAAGCTCCGTTATTGAATAGTATTTGTCTATTTTGCCAAATAGCCATCTGTTGTCAAGTTGTTTCGACAATTTGACTATAAACCCTCTATAAACCCTCACTGAAAATATAAGCCGTCTATAAGTCGTCACTGAAAACTTCAATTTTCATCACCGAAAACTTCAAATCAGGACCCTGAAATCTGCAAATGCCTGAACAGATCTAAATCCAAGGCTCAATTGCTTTCTTACGAAATCGATACTGGTA from the Candidatus Cloacimonadota bacterium genome contains:
- a CDS encoding metalloregulator ArsR/SmtB family transcription factor, with product MSNSERYVYMASVMKALAHPTRLFIVDELEKAPRNVSELTEMVGIDISTISRHLGILKQAGIIGATKRNNQMIYRLLYPCVLDMFSCIKKLKGQAQ
- a CDS encoding permease yields the protein MKNLKANWKELKILGIMLAIFLGAYFIPFKSARFERGLLEAFFLLQDYARLHVLLCLIPALFIAGGVSVFISSESVMKYLGPAAKKVMAYAVASVSGAILAVCSCTILPLFSGIYKRGAGLGPAVAFLYSGPAINILAIVMTARILGLQIGIARGLGAVVFSVIIGLIMHLLFRKEEQARQDSMNFGEPGKGRPLWHTLVHFGLMIMILIVLNWAKPNPNSSSPFMDWMYAYRWMVSGVLALLFGISLSVFYGFKMWKVLVTAIVVSAMGLLFPSQPLIAFVALVAMLSLWLVFEKGELKDWMDSTWDFAKLIIPLLFMGVMIAGALLGRPGQDAWVPSHWIESAVGGNSIFANFFAAISGAFMYFATLTEVPILQGLLGSGMGKGPALALLLSGPALSLPSMLVINTVLGFKKTAVFIFLVVIMSTLTGYLFGVIFA